Within the Miscanthus floridulus cultivar M001 chromosome 17, ASM1932011v1, whole genome shotgun sequence genome, the region ccttaacctccgcatcccactccttcaggccttctagacgctgcttgtccgactccttgatctcagtgtcaatccactgcttaaagtcacacagtggtggaacggtctgcaagaaaaacaaattgttacaaaacaaataaataagcaatacttaatatcacaagaaaattaattaacataATAAAAATTCCTCATAAACgatgcacggcgctgttgctttgtaggttcccatgcataattgggacacatccagtacctctgtctatatgtttcctcatcttcagagatgtctaccttgcaaggatcaccataaaagcacattggtcgaggaacaccttcagggagaggctttaggtcgtagggatttgccctctggcgaccatagctacaattgaaagaatttagtcatattaacggagaaccaaacctaaacctagggttttctatttgttgcacagataatgaataaacattgggattaccttggaatacgagctttaccacgccttggcatcctaacattacgtagaaaaaaaatcaatccaaagtaccttgcaacgaatgtaaaggtactaacactaaatcaccatacctcccaaataagcttttcattactaaccctaatgacacctacaataaacaaagaaccctaatgaccaaaataactagaaaccaaactaacctaacatgttcagcacataaaacagttaaacaacaatgcactcaatcatcctaagccatatattttgcaaatgcaaacacaaatataccaaaacaccatacaacCATGATTTCACATGATTAgggtaagcacatctacgcggataggttggaggaggggagggaccattacctcgaggaagcttcgggagacaagATCCGGGCACCTAGAGTCACATTTGGGggttagagtttcgtgggggccgtgggggatTTGGGAGCCGGCGGTCTTCAGAATTTGGGAGCCGTgggggaatggaggaggggagggaagaagaagaagggggcctcggcctaaagggaccagacctcggcgttgagtcaggccacgccgaggtctggaggctcggcgttaagtgacccaacgccgagctactgggccaccgtgctttgttgggccgcctgggccgcgctccggatggggccagTAGTTCGGCGCACAGTCCAGCCGCACCGAGGTTGGGCacttggcgtcggctgacacgacgccgacgtctcggacccacgcgccaccgtgtcaacgacgaccccggtcgtccgtgacgtggcaatacctcgacgccgagcctcatatctcggcgtcatatgctaagacgcctaaaaatggtctattttcagaaaatgttttggcgtaggtatttttctaaaaattgttttcaaaagagaccaaaatacaaaaatttcacaaatTCAGGGTCAGGTGTGGTCCAGTATGAAGTCGGCGTTGACAAAAATTATCATAAGGTAGTAGTGCTAGAAGATACTTCGAAAGGAAGACAACTATTTTATCAGATTTGGATCATTACATTGGACTGATGGAGGAGCAGAGGAATCAAAACACAAGGTTGACATGGATCCAAGGGGACGGTGCAGATTTGGCAATTGGGACAGGGCTCCTCTGAGCACCTGACCCCTTATCGGTATCCCTAATAAAATCCTACGGGGCAAAGGTATCTTTTGTTTCAATTCGAACAACGGCCTTCGCCTTCCTCGGAACGAGCGAAACCTACGCATAAGTCGGGGAGAGGGAGCAACAGGAGTAGAACCAGTGAACTTCCAAACCGTTGTCAGCTGTGAGGATGATGCTTAATGCTTATCGGAGAGCCATGAGGCCTCGGCAGAATTTTGTAGAAAATGATCATTACTGGTTTTAGCGCGCGTGCCTATGCACGAGAGAGAGAGAACGATCAGTTCAGGGAGATTTCAGCACAAGCGTAATGTATACTTCCATGTCTCAAATTTCTTCGACGAGGATGAAAACAGTACGGATATTTtgcgaccgtattcgaaaccaaatccgtttagagaggttgagatctatccgtatccAAGTTcgaatatccaacatccgataccgtatccgaatactcaaatcacatatttatgatattgatatccaatcgtatcctatccgtattcgaatccaaatccggacagaaatatgaaaacaaatgtaatatcggtgatatccgtccgtatccgatccattttcatccccaACACGTACGACAATTGAACTGTAAACAGATCGATATCTACGCAAGTTCCTTTGCCGGCAACGAATGAAATGTGGTGCACCTTTAACCAAAGCAAAATGAAAGAGAGCAAATAACGCGCAAAGCACAAACGATACAAGGTAATACCAATTATTGGCAGTATCGCAGTACATATTTGGTAACAGGCACGTGATGGGCAGACTCACTATACATTATGTTGCACTTTGATCCCATCCTCCAACTAGAGTGCAGGACCACATTACCATGGGTATACTGTGTTCAAAACATCACGACGCCCTGACCAGGTTGGCACAAGGTACATCTTGCTTGAGCCACTAGTTGTCGGATTGCATGCTCCTGAGCATGTTTAGGATGGAAAGGAACAGGTTCAGGATGTCAAGGTATAGCCCAACTGATGCCCAGATATACTCATCATAGGTGTGGCGCCTGATCAGGTTCTCGGTGTCATACAGAATGAAGCCTGCGAACACCAAAGCTCCTAGCCCACCAAACAAACCAACTGACACTGGTCCCAATGGGAAGAAAATCTGCAACACAGAATTCCACAGAACAAAAGGGTTATTGCAAGCAGTGGATTGCTCGTCTGGTAACAAAGCAGCATTTGCGAGTAGAGCCCATTCTTTCAGAGCTTATCATAGGCATTACCTGAAGAAAGCTAGTTAGGACAAGGATAGTAAGCGCAGAAGACAGAATAGGCCCCAGATACCCAAATTCCTTGCCCTTCTTTGAGGCCCAGAAAGCATACGCAGTCAAAGAAACCACCACACCAGCCGTCAATACTAAAGCCTCCAGAACAATTTTTCCTGCAATAAGTAAATGATTGTTAAACAAAAACTACAAGAAGCATCTACTAGAAACAAATCAAACTATTTGAAGAAAAGAAACAGACCTTGAGTGTTAGCACAAGCCACACCAATGCTGAAGCTCAAGCACAAAGTGAACAAACCCAGGTAAACGAAATTGTGTGGGTGCTTGTGCTGATAATGATACAATGGGATCATCACTGCCGCAAATATCAGAAAAGAAGTTAGTGAACAAAAACCAACCTACTAAGAGAAAATAACAATAATGGAAGTCCCTCTGCTAAGATTCTAAGCAAAAGAGAAGGGTATATTTTGGTGTGCTACGACCTACAAGGATACAATAACACTGGACAGCTTCTGATTAAACCCAgaaaaacccaaaaaaaaaatcttgcacTCTCAGATCTAATAACTGAGACTGTTTCTGATTCCTCCATAATCCACACAAAGATAAATCTATTGCTTTCATTATCAAAGCATTCTCCTCTGCCTGCGACAAACAGCACACCAAAAACTCTATGTTGAGCTAGATAACCAAAACCCTCAATTTGGTCCAACCATATATCAAAGTACCTACATTTTCATTTACTTGACATCATTGTCTTTGACTGTTACTTTTTGATTAACCACCAGAGAAACTATGCAGATTTAGCAAAGTACTTTTTGATTACATGTCTACCATGCCACTTTTATGCTACATAaacaaatacttcaaaattgTTACTGGCCAAAAACCTTGATCAGTCAAAGTCAAGCCAACAATATCAAGCAAACGAAAATGGATGGGAGTATGCATACAACTGATTCTCAAAGGCTGTCGCCCTACCTCCCTCTCTGAACTCCACACTCGACTTGTACTCTTTTGTATGAACAATGAAGAGGGTAAGATAATAGGGATACTCCTTGAAACTGAAAAATGACAACTCAGTTTCATGCCTCCTTAGCAAGATGCCATTATTTTCTATTTTCTCATATTCTCAAATCATTCCTCAACTCAAATCCCACTATCAACCACATGACATTAGAAATACTGAATCAGCCTTCTTTGTAAGCCTTCATTATGCAATTATGTCTTATGTTGTACATGGATTCTTGTGTGGGTAAGTAACTAAACTCAGGCCAATTAGAACTTAGCAGCGACTCCTATTGCTAATTCTAATTCAACAGGGAAGTAGGATGTCTCACTGTTGATAAATAAACAATATAACAATAACAACAGTGAGATAAAGCACAGCACTACAAGTCTACATCACATATCTCCTGTTCAAGTTTGACATTAGTATTTCTTCATCAGCAACATAATCACAATACAACAGATTATCAGCACAATAACAAACTACTAAGCTTCCTGTGTGTTAAATCAAGGCAACTTGCTGTGATGCTCATGTGAGCCCATTATCATGTTACTAATGTGCTGCAACATCATTAATGAGCAGCTGACAATCAAGCACTCTATCACATAGATATTAAACTAGaacaagagacaaaggaaaatgggCTCACTAATACTGTAATATGTTTTTCCCGGGTGAACAGTTTAGCTAAACTAAGGCCCATTAGAAGCAACCGGCTACAAACTGCTTCTTCTATTGCGAAGGGAACCTCTCCATCTCCTTATAATATTCATAGTAACCACTTATACAGGGCCAGGGAATCTCATCTACATGCAATATCAAGGGCATAAATAAAGTTGAGATAAAGCTTGGGACAACAACGCATCTCTCTTGTTTCAATTTATATTTTCATTGAATCATCAGCAACATGACCATAACATCAcaacacgttatcagcacgaTAACAGTCTCACATTGACTTTCCGGTAAGTAGTAAGTCAAACATGTTAGATGGAGGCAGCCACCAGGAGCTATGTGAGACCATTATCATGTTGTAACGTGTTGCAACATTATGGTtaggttgaagatgatcaagaaaaatattaaattggAACAAGAGAAATGGGTAGCAATCCAATCTCAACTTTGTTGTGCAATTAGCCCATTTTAATGTTGTACCATGGGTTTAACTGCACTAAAGCTCATGAGATGCAAATGGTTCCCATATACTGCTTATTCATTTACACAGTGAAGTTCCCAACTCCTGACGTCAAAGAGGCTTCATTATACTTGTAGTGTCAAATCCACAATATACTCGTGGTTGTATTATTGTGGAGAGACATTTAAGGACTACAACACGTTTCTCTTGTCCCAATTTAATATTCATTTGATCATTGGTAATACAACCACGAGTTCAACAACACGTCTTCAGCACAATAATGCTCATGTAGGTTTGTTGGTAACTTGATACAAAACATGTTAGACCAAGGCAAGTTACCATGAAGCCTGCATGAGATCATCGGCTTATAATGTGTTGCAATATCATGATTGAGTTGCCAAGGATCAGTTGTACACAACCATATAAACATTAAACCGGAACAAGAGACAAGTGTAAGTAACATCCTTCAGAATCCATAATTAAATAACATGCGACTAAACTAAGGTACTAGACCTAGCAAGCCAATTGCCCCTACGAAACCTTAGTTTAGGTAACATCTACCCAATAGCAAAGCAAAAGGAATTTGAGcagcaaatttgcatttcaagcTTGGATCGGTTATTTATCTAAGATCTACATGCCAAAGTCCTGATCCAAACAGCCATTCATCATAAATAACAAGATAACCTAATAGGAACACTGCACCGACCTGTCTAGAATCTGGATCCAACCAACTCATCTAACTTATCGACAATTTGTGTAGTTTCAGCAACACATCTCCCTAACCAAGTGGTGATTGATGACCAGAAAAGAGTAGATTTCCCCACCCAGCACATCAAACCCCGGCATCGGATGGAGAACAGGGGCGCTTACGGATGAAGGGCAGGACGGCGAGCACGAGCGCGAGGCCCGCGGAGTCGGAGAGCGTGGCGTTGAGGGTGGGGTGGAGGACGGTGAGGGCGGAGACGGCGGTGGTGAGGAGCAGCTGCGCGGCGAGGATGCCGTAGACCTTGCGGACGAAGCCCCAGCGGAGGGCGCTCTCCCCGCGCGAGATCCCCGGGTACAGCGTCTCCCCGGTCCCGGCCTCCAGATCGACCTCCGACGCCTCCACCTTCTCCTTCATCTCCGGCGCCCGTCGGTACCCCGCCGGCGCGAGGGGCTGCATCTCCGCAACCGAcgccatctccctctctctctcgctctccgaCGGGGATGGGGATTGGGTGCGGtgcggggaaggggaaggggaaatgCGGATTCTTCGCCCGAGACGCGGGTTGCGCGTCGCTGTTGTAGACTTTGTTGGGGGCGGTTGGGGATTTTTTTTAGATTCGCTACGAGCACTCGTGAATCCTGCCAAACTTGTCCTCGGCCACTGAAAAGTAGGGCCAAATCGGGCGGAGGGGTGGGCGGAGCACTCAAAAACTCGTGCACTAGGCCAGCTTAGGTAAGTTCCGTGCTCACAAATTATTTTTCTGATGAGAGAATAAAAATATCGACATGCAAATGCTCCTGTAGTTGACTTTTTTTTAGGAACCTGTAGTTGACCTTTGCATAAGTACTACTCCTTTCGTCCCAGAAAGAAAGTTGTTATGGAATACGTGCAGGTCATATTTTCTCAACTTTAGTCaggtttgtagaaaatacatGCAACATTTATATTTCCAAATAAGTtgcttatgaaaatatattcaatgatctatctaatgatattaattatgtattataaatattaatattcttttatatataattagtcaAAGTTAAACAAAACATTGACTTCTCCGGTAACGAGAACGACTTCTATTTTAGGATAGAGAGAGTACTCCTTCTgtcaaaaaaaatataattctagCTCTGAATCTGAACACACGTCCTATTCAGATTTAAAGCTAGAGTTCGTTTTTTTTCTGGACGGAGGGAGGACACCCTTTTGATTAAGAAAGATGCGTCGCTTTGATTTGCTACGTTTGACAATATGTCAATATAAGATGGATGCCGCGATGCCGCTAGAATTCAATAGTAAAGTACTTTTTTAACATATATTTATAAATTACATTTGGTTGGAATGTTTTATTTCCGTATATAAATCCAAAACTCATCATGTACTAAAAGGACATGTATTTTACGGATGCAGTTGCTCGGTTAATTCTTCCATTTTGCTATGTTTTACTATGTTATTATATCTTTGCACTATTCGTAGCCAAGATAACAGTTAGATGCTGAATCAAAAAAAAAGTTACTCTATTTTGGTACTTTTTCTGCCTATAAGCCTATAAGGTGATTGTTAAGTATCTATCTGATGATCACTTTGATCAGTTCTAAATAACTTTTAAATGTTTTTGTCCGTCTCTCATGGACTGGGTAATATCTGTTCCTATGCAATATGTGACTTATTGCCGTTTTTTTACTTTATTACTTGATGTGACTGTAGTTTGCTGCCCCATGTTTGCCTTTTCTTTTGCAAACAATCAAACTAACCATACCAAAAAAAAAGGGTCAGACTGTCACTTCATATACCTAATGCTGTCGGATCGCTTTGTAGTTACCATTTAGGGCGTCTCCAACTCCATCAACATGACCAAATCACTAGTGGagttaagaaaaaaaaaagaaaaaaaaacttatcgTGGAGCCATGTCAAATGATCATCTAAAAATGGCTCCTTGCAAAGAACCCAGAAACGTGATTTCTTTCGGCTTCTTGCAAACTTGACACAAACTATTATAAAATTGTCACTGGAACTATTTTGTCAAAAACTTTCTAAAACGGCTTCAACTCTACCAAAGAAGTTGTTCCACAAGTGAAGCTGGAGCCTTACCAGACTGGCTCTAATATCTAGAACGGGAGAGCACGAGTCGGAGAGGGTAGATTCCGACCTAGTAGATTTATTTGGTGCGTGAGCTTTGATTACAAGATCGCTAACACACCACTTGTTTCCGTTTTCTTCCCTCCAAGTCAGCCAAAAACATCAGCAATAGATATTGGGTCTGTTTGGATCTCATTCCCGTAGTGAGAATACGGATTCTAGTaaaaaaaaaatagaagtgtttggATCTCATTTTTATAATGATTATTGTCTTTGCACATCGAATAATCTCCAAATAGTAGGTTTGAgttagatagttccaagtgtttTGAATTTCATTCTCATTGCTTCACCTTATTCTCATTTTTCTTAGTagatttgactaaatttataggaaaaagtataaatatttgacTAAATTTCTAAAATTGTCACCTTATTCTCATACCTACCAAGGACATCCTACACCCTTCATCCCTGAATAAATTAATTTCTAAAATTGTCATAAGTCAAATTTTTATagatttgactaaatttataggaaaaagtataaatatttgtGACACCAGATGAGCCATATTATGAAAGTTCTATTTATAGTGTATCTGATGGTATTAATTGGTGTCTTAAATCTTGACGCTCCtttttataaatttggtcaaacttaaaaagtTTGATATGAGACAATTCTTAGATTTGATTTATTCAAGGACAAAGAGAGTAGCATTCACAAGAGTCGAGAGTCGTGTCTCATCTGGTAAGTCACTTTTTTCTTACTAAATACTACAAACACTAACACgtatagggtgtgtttggttgagctgtggcttctGAAAAAGTTACTATGAGTTGGTGGGTTGTGGAAAAGATGTTTTAGGTTATGGGCTGTGAAAAAGTTATAAGTTGTTTGATTCACACAACTATTAAACTTACATCCTATCTCTATTTTCCGTGGAACTGCTGTGCAACAACTCTCTATTTTTATCATTTCAAAAGGCAGAAGACAAAAGCGGAATCCAAAGTACTTCAAAACTGTATCCAAAAGTAGTTGTTTATGAGAAACAGCTTCTGGTTTTCACTCTTTGGTTGGCTTTTGGTTTTTTAAGCAAAAACAGCCTCAAAAGCTAATAAGGCACCCACCCATAAAACATC harbors:
- the LOC136517189 gene encoding BI1-like protein, which codes for MASVAEMQPLAPAGYRRAPEMKEKVEASEVDLEAGTGETLYPGISRGESALRWGFVRKVYGILAAQLLLTTAVSALTVLHPTLNATLSDSAGLALVLAVLPFILMIPLYHYQHKHPHNFVYLGLFTLCLSFSIGVACANTQGKIVLEALVLTAGVVVSLTAYAFWASKKGKEFGYLGPILSSALTILVLTSFLQIFFPLGPVSVGLFGGLGALVFAGFILYDTENLIRRHTYDEYIWASVGLYLDILNLFLSILNMLRSMQSDN